A segment of the Malassezia restricta chromosome V, complete sequence genome:
CGATGATCCGTAGCGCTCGCGGTAGGCTCGCATGCTTTCAATGTCGGCACGAGCCGCGTCACCGCGCGTTGATTCCATGTGCTTGATGATCTGCTCAAGCGTCACCACACTGTACACCTTGATGCCCAAACGCTTTTCGACCTGCGTAATGGCACTTTCCGTGGTGTCGTCTGACGCGCGCTCCTGGCGATCGAGAGCAATGACGACACCCACGAGCTTCGCATCTTCTTGGGCATTGATAATGTCAACGGCCTCATTGATAGCAGTGCCTGCGGTAATGACATCATCGATCACCAGGACGCGGCCCTTAAGGGGGGCACCAATCAAGTTACCACCT
Coding sequences within it:
- a CDS encoding orotate phosphoribosyltransferase; this translates as MTSLVPYQAEYIDLALQWNILRFGGPYTLKSGRQSPYFFNAGLFNSGMKLQKMAECYANRIVDSGVEFDVLFGPAYKGIPLVAATALALSKNHGRDVNFCFNRKEAKTHGEGGNLIGAPLKGRVLVIDDVITAGTAINEAVDIINAQEDAKLVGVVIALDRQERASDDTTESAITQVEKRLGIKVYSVVTLEQIIKHMESTRGDAARADIESMRAYRERYGSS